GTAACCTTATCTTATGTTTGGGTCAAATTTTCTTGTGTTTTTCTCCACCTGCTGTTTCTTTTAAATAAAGAGCAGTTCTCAATCACAAAaagaaaatgggtaattctctagggaccatccacaaaccacgtggacacttttttggtaatctcaacccccccccccctcgtggacaattgtccatacaaaaaaaatcttttttgtatggagcgtggacaatcgccataccccccccccctaaaatgtccacgtgggttatggatggtcccctaccaactcacacgaaatcgggaaaagttgccccgacccctcttcgatttgcgtgaaacttcgtCCTaacttttgtaactttttttgatacctcgtgacggaggggcggtacgaccccttttatttttgaacatgcgaaaaaagaggtgtttttcaataatttgcagcctgaaacggtgatgagatagaaatttggtgtcaaagggacttttatgtaaaattagacgcccgatttgatggcgtactcagaattccgaaaaaacgtatttttcatcgaaaaaagcactaaaaaagttttaaaaattctcccattttccgttactcgactgtaaaaaaatttggaacatgtcattttatgggaaatttaatgtacttttcgaatctacattgacccagaagggccatttttcatttagaacaaaaattttcattttaaaatttcgtgttttttctaactttgcagggtaattttttagattgtaacaatgttctacaaagttgtagaacagacaattacaaaaattttgatatatagacataagggttttgcttataaacatcactagttatcgtgattttacgaaaaaaagttttgaaaaagttactttttgcgtaaCGAGttaatgggagaatttttaaaacttttttagtgttttttttttcgatgaaaaatactttttttttcggaattctgagtacgccattaaatcgggcgtctaattttacataaaagtccctttgacaccaaatttctatctcatcaccgtttcaggctgcaatcattgaaaaacacctcttttttcgcatgctcaaaaatgaaaggggtcgtaccgcccctccgtcacgaggtatcaaaaaacggatctcgaattcgtgatcagggacaaaagttaccccttaggataaagtttcacgaaaatcgaagaggggtcggggcgactgctgtgtgagttggcggagaattacccaaatctttttttatatcagaatattttgattttgttgaaaCTATACTCGATAATACGATTTTCTCATCAATtcgattctatttttttatatgttttaatggACAATAATTTACAACTTTTGAGCTACAGGGTATGAGAGGACTTTAAGTTTTAATATAAAGAGAAatttctcagattttcaaatatattttttccctaAAAATTTTAGTCTTCAAATTGCTTTTactcgaaaacggtgcatttaattcaaaaatcacaaATGTACTTTTTGGTTCccaatttaattttactttcaaaagtaATGTTTGGAGTTTTTCGAAGAGGATATTCGACACTCTCCAAAaatcgaaatgtttaaaaaaacataaattggctgaaaacaaaacattcgtcataaaacataaaataaaatggaaCAAATAGATCTGgtgaaatttggcaaaattgttttttttttgtggtaagCTTCTCAAATATTTGTATAGCACTTTGCGATGGACAgcccaaaatttgtatggagacttgtatggagaaaccaaaataatgcaaaatggttaATTTGGACCTAAGAAATCGATTGACAAAGTTAAATTCTGatcaaaaatacaatgaaaCGTTGATTTGCGAAACCGTAAGGGACATTTATACGAATAAGGAGAgtattcgattattcgaagtttcaattatccgGAGTTCGATTctccgattttttttccttttcatgtttttaacataaaattcgagttctgcgaccccgttttaataaaatttgaatagttgattgcctactaaataataaaatgctgttttttaatatttcgtcTCGACAATATTGGCCACCAACTTggattcaaaaatactaaatcactttagcttaGTGTAGAGGTCATACTTAAACTcgacaaacaaaaataagacaacgaacaATTTGTATTTCTCGTTATTCGTTTATCcgaatctggactgtactaTTTTTGTACGTGGATTCTCGGTGCACCAGACTCTGGTTGATGAACACCGTTTGAAGTTTAAGATGTTAGAATAATCCACAATTTGATCAGTAATAAAAGTTAATAATAATGTGTCatttaaaaagcattatttTTCATTAGAATCGAAAATCCAAAGCCTTTTAACTTCTTTCGAAAGTAATTCGTGTATCCTGatcgttgcatttttttttcaaaattaaatgttgaaTGAATTTGCACCGTTCTAGGTCACTAACAACTTTGGGCAATTTAgcggaaaatatattttaattatttttctaaagATTGCTCAGTTTGCAtcgttcttgatttttttttaaaaacatcagGAAATTTCATCAGAGTTGGCAAAAAATTAGGAACAGTTTTGAtcattgaaatttgtaaaaaaaacattgataagatttaaaaagaaaaatctttttttttatttgaattaattgtTTGACATGTTAACAGAATTCAAATTGGTTTGTGATACTTCACCTTATCCAAAAGGCAAGATAAGTtgttttaaaatcgtttttcaCTTTTGTTCAAGATAATTTTGCAGgaacaattttgataaattataaAGTAACTGCACACTCGGTTCAATTATTGTAAGCATCACATTTGACTTCCTTCGTCAGACGAATATCTCCATTTGCGTCAGCGTTCTTCAGCTCTTCGATACCCTTTGGTCTATCAGCATCAACAATCTTGTGCTCTTTGGCGTTCTCCAGCACAGCTACCTTCACCAGCTCCTCATAGTATGGTTTGAACGGTTTGTACGTTCTGAAGCCGTTCATGAGGATTAAACGGATGAATAAAATGCAACctaaaataagatatttttgttcaatcagtataacttcaaaaaaaaaaaatcataaaacttaCAAAGTGACACTAAGGCCACAAGAGATAGTAAAGCCGCCATTGCTAAGGTGAACTTAAACGACTGAACGATCATCTCCGTCCAAGGAGTTCTAGCTTTATCCATCTCTCCAACGCAAATGCCCAGAAATGTGACAGCACCGATCAGTAGAGTTGCAAAAAATCCAACATTAACACCATTCAGAAAGTAGAGATGAATTTTTATGAGAGTGACGATTCCCTGAGGGTGGAAAAATACGTTTGATAGATTTGTTGAAGTTGAATAGCTAACAACATCATACCCATAACATTCCGCCCAGGAGAATAACAATAGACGTCagccaaaattgaccaaaaacaAATACAATGATGCGCATATTTTTGTCACTAACGAGACCATCCGGATTataatctaaaaatataaattgcagtatatttgttacatttgatCATAACCCAACTTGCCAAATCAGTTGGAagggaaattttaattcaacCAATCGGGATAATTATTTTCATAGTTCTAAAAGGATGTGCGCACAACTTTGGAAAACTCTATTTGATCAATCCTCTAATAACAGTGTGTGTTTTCGAGAGGATTTTTGAGACAAAACACTGGTTAAAAATAggcccgattggttgagttatgaccaAGAACAAGCAAGTTGATGTTACCGTTCCAACAATTTTGGAGTTAACAATCTCTTCATACCTTCCACCAGCTCTAGTCTGTACTTCAGCAGTAAAATCGATCCCACCAAGCTCAGCAAAGCGTAAGTAACGGACACAATTCGGCAGGTCACCGGAGAGTCAACCAACCTTTCAATACACCTTTCAAtgaacattttttccaaaaaaaaaaaaaaaaaataatgatgcagaGATCCGCGATCTTAGCGAGCACACACAACCAACTTCCAGGGGGTTCAAACTTGGACTGAACTGATCGGTGCATCGATTGCACTCTTGAACCGTGTCGTAGAAAGCATTTTATGACCTAGCTCAAAAAGCACTTGAAAAAAGGGAGACAAAATGTTCAAGCAAACGAGGATTGCATCAGTGTTGCAGCTTTATCACGCTCAGAACCTGGTTGAATGAAAAGGTAAGATATATTTTCGACCCCCGGTGTTTTGATGTGTGTTTGCATGTGTGAGTGAAGGGTTATTGATGGGATGATCGTGAAAGATCATGAAAGATCGTGATGGATCTTGAAAGGAGTTGCTTTACTACGCATTTTCCAAGATCATATTTGATCTgactataattttgaaaatattttcttaaaattagtCATACAGTCAAgacttggcaaaattttacttcggataacaccgaccaacaaaatatctgtgcaggctcaactcgaggtgaagcatgaagtttgaggTGCCTAGAAACAcgtacattttgaatttttcaaaaatatttagacaggaccgaatggtttttctccgaaatttgtatggagaattagtgctgttcgctactcctacatattgcatgcaattttttgattgtacggaacagcgacgaaccgcccttattctccatacaaacgttgtagaaaaaccattcggtcttgtctaaatatttgtgaaaaattcaaagtgcacgtgtttctggggacccaaaactttatgcttcccctcgagttgagcctgcgcaaaatttttgttggtcggtgtaatcgagtctggactgtatttgtaTAGAAATAGCagaccgtgcagaccaaactgtaagaaaattggattttttatacatttttctcgatttttcccatacaaacttcaccttcgagtaaatgttgaccgatgttgctcatatttggcacagagtcctaaaataggtcaaggaacaatattcagcctgtggagcgaggtttagaaaaaaaagtcccatatcctgggcaccctaatggacatgagattaggttttattttttaaattgaaaaacagaTTAATAGCTTCCGAAACATCGTGAGttgaaaggggggggggaggctaattaagaaaagctgagaaaaaaaaaaaaacattattaccAACATtttactacacagaaaaaaatgtgaatttactcgacacggaaataTGAATCAATTGTAAACTCaattgatgtaaacttgaaattcgatgtaaacggttgaatcacacgtaaaagggtctagctcatttccccgaatgacatttccccgaatgccatttccccgaaaatcatttcccctaattggccacatccccgaataccacttcccctaatcagccacatccccgaatgccatttccccgaatatcatttcccctaatcggctatatccccgaatgccatttcccctaatcggtcATTTCCCCGATGTGACACTTACGCtaattgccgtttatttaaatttaaattttcccgaaTTTTCATATTCCCTAATCTTtattttcgctaaagcctttttccatgactaacagttattttctctttcaattttaccgaacaaacagctttttcgggtattctgttgattaaatgttgtaaattgggtagtaaagccctttgtcaatttttttgaacaacGGTAAggaacacgattaaaaaccatttctgatgacgtttttttatttatgcaaaaaaaaagttattaacaagacaacattttttcgatggatcaactatggtccccttggaacgagctgtcaagtaggagcatttctgccaagaagggcagggaagtgaatttttgaaaattgaattaaaaatccatgttaaatcctttgcggtcgttaaaagggtcattgtactttaaaaataagctttatcattgtgaacacTAATatcagcttaattttaggacccaattacagtccagactcgattatccgaagcctcgattatccgaagtttcgattatccgaagttcgattatccgaagtgaaatttttccgaggccttcggataatcgagttgttGTGTGTTCAAGAacccaaaaatcgaacaaataggttcaggctggtacaaattttatttaaagtttttgttgattatacttttcgccaaatccaaaactagcaatgtgaataaaatgatcagtgtgaacggggttctgtactacgaaaatcgcacggtatgttttctgaatcataaatgaattcagtgtagtaggcttatgctttggaatgttcccttcaatgttgtatacttggtttatgaaattttttagcttaaaactatttttgagccactttaaaaaaaaagttttttcgactaactTTCAGGGGTGCGGGgtagaatgggccaccctgcggggtagaatgggccaccctgcggGGTAGAATGGGCCAcactgcggggcagaatgggccaccttaaaaaacaagccatttcgtcttatacaacgttgaagggagataagaatgacttaaggtacctttctaacatagtttccatgaagttagacaactttaataaaaatagtcacttaccaaaacaaacatttttggaaatagttttaatatgttgaaataagtcactattttcacaaataagcatcaaaacaactaaaaaatcaactattgttgcattaaacgttatTTGTGAacctaccaggagtgaaataatccattaaatccaaatttcataacttttgattgtttttataaggcaggataagggtggtccattctgcccccaagtggattttaatttaacacttccaccaccaagcctctaaatgatttcaaggttccgttgttgtttgtataccttggtagtaacatctagtatcgttataagcattgagcaaactttttcaaacaatccaactttttagaaagcttatttaaaaacctcgaaataaacaacatttgcgtggttttgtcaataaattttcatttttgctcataattcgaaaaatacaatgaattcaaacgtcgttttcggtatggtgatgctatttgacgtcctttataagacccttgccttacagttggtctaaatccattctaaagcccaaaccCAAGGGTGGCCCGTTCTGCCcccatggtccattctgcccccctgcccctatatgaatgaatagtaccaaacctttcaacactctttcccccctaaaatgctacgtctgttctgagtGAATCCAAAAAGAAtgttgatcattcaaggccaatacgaacctttcaagaaatattatatgtggtttgatgtgataaaaattgccatcattttttttcttataaaatgctatttccccgaacgcggtcaagcggaaatgcccggtgcccaggagcgcgcgcgctccggggcaccgggcatttccgcttgaccgcgttcggggaaatggcattcagggaaatgactattcagggatatgactattcgagtaagtggcattcgggattgtggcctattcgggaaaatgactttcagggatgtggacgattaggggaaatgggaaattcgggtaaatggaattcggggaaatgactattaggggaagtgtcttttcggggaagtggcattcggggaaatgtcccttcggtaatatgggtttcggggaaatgtcatagattccacgtaaaatcatgttttacgtataatttgttgcaaatatacatcaaattgcatttaaatttaattgtttaatgacgtgcaaaagtgttacatcataaatgatgcaaaattcgtaaatattttttgtgtgtataaCAGGCAATATCTAAGCAACCATCAGTTGTAGcaacaaagtcaaaaaaataaatcattagatattttctcagcattcaatatttttttcaggtgtgctttataaaatatatctaaaattgccgaaaacataaaaaatagggtgcaaattatttaaaattttattaagcaTCTATAgacgaattttgaaattttgattgacCATGTTTTAGATTTTCCCAACAATCCAGTACCAGATTTAGCACcattaaaatatctaaaaacaaaaaaaaactatttagggcaggcctgcccaacgtccggcccgcgggccggaaccggcccgtgaagccatttcatccggcccgcgacggcttttcaaaatggttctatgaccggcccttcataaaatattcaataaattctaaagatattataacaaaacaattatttgtttattttgcttttgacaTACAATGTTACTAATTCAACGTTTGTTAGGATTatgcctttgtattttttgaaatgattttatttcacatctaaacattctttatgtttgaatttaattcttattatttcaatattgatgttataagaattaatttttaatcttggaaaaaatgcaaaaagattgcaaaagacACTGAATTCTAATTTCTTAaagttttggctgtttttatttctaatttaattgtttcttttttgaggattttgattaattattattattttttcagagtaaCTTTTCAATGATAAAGTTTTGCTGGGAAATAGCTTAAAAAGGCAAATTAATCATATTGATAAAGATATATATTATATAATATAATAGATATATAACAAaaatcgctgcaaatatttaaaaaaaattaaaaaacaatctaAAGAAGTCAAGAAATTAGATAGCATTGTTTATGATCCTCaataattctaagaaatttgaagaatgacGAATCAGATTTATAtttgtatacattttttttaatttcatgtctttaaaataattttaaaatgttttgtaaaatatttgaataaaggtgcacaacaacgcaaaaattgttttttcgtagagaagatttgaatccaaatttcgttttaataaattttatcttgtcttgttgatttttcaaacatgaatAAAAACTTGCAAAGACgcaattttgatatattttttttttgtttatggtgTCGGAATTCAATTTCCATCGACAAGAacaattacaatacaattttgtccaaaacaaaataaaagtaaatcaaTTAAACACATCTTTGAAAGTAATCTTTGTATTTCTTTCTTTAAATCAAGTTCtttgaatcttatttgcaacacttgtttatatatttgtttacttGAATTAacctatttaaataaatttaataaaaaaaaatgtttactgttTTTTACTGTCACCAACATTAGTTACGGCCCGCCTCTGctttagaaaaatcagatctggcccgcagggccaaaaggttgggcacccctgatttagggagttcaaatttcattgataaaattgaggattttttttcatataccgTCATCCGGGGTGGCATTGGGTCTGGGCAGACTTACCttttgacgggtgcgacaacggTTTGCTATGATACCGGTTTTTCTATTCGCACCATTTCTCGTCACAACCCAAACCCGACACAGCTCGGTAGCTTGATCGGTGCACCGAAACCGAAGGTTGGTGTGACGGCGGTGTGGATCGGGTACATAAAACTGACATGGTTTCTGCGCTTACCACACGGGAGAAGTTGGGAACTTCTGCCTTGCCTAACAAGCCAAACAAACTCAACAGTTCTTAATGGTGTGGTTGTCAAAGGCAGTGCAATATTAAGTTAAAGGTTCTTGGATCGAatcctgaattttttttttcaatgatttttatttgtttagaataATTCTTTAGGAATAGAATTTCGTAGTGTCATGAAATATTAACTTTAACTTCTCGTGCATATAATCCTGAAATAGGCATTTTCACTTAAACCTGCCTGCATAATATGGAACGTTTTCTCTGttccactacaaaaatccattcaattttctaactctttgactaaagcgtcacaggttcgaagaagttacttaaaaatgtatataatcagttattttgacagcaaatattgaaaaaaaaatcctcaaaaatatttgtactcaGGATTGAACCATGAACCTCGTGGTAAACAGACGGAGACAACAACCGCCAGGCCATCCCGAAGATGTGAATGGTGGCTGAcaaacctcaatcaaaacaatgtcgcctccggttacttggatcaaccatatgttgagttgcatccttggtatacagtttgggtgcaccggtggtgtaccaaggtgctttcggtacagttgctatggtgtgacaataaacagctcggtttggtttctagagtgacacgaaaaccgcaccacggcgcaccagattttggtgttcagtgaagcctagatctgggggtgagattggctcatacaaaaatgctgaaatttgtatgacccaatttcaccccccagattcaatgtcacccctgatgacagtaCATTAACCATTTTTTCTCAATGCTCAATGCagccttgtatggaaaaacttttGATGCAAAAATGCAAggcatgaattaaaaaaaaaataaaaaacgcaaatttcttaaattatcttttatttgaaagtttttgtatCACAATAAAAGTAAATGATTCTTTTCCACCTTTACTTGAAACATAATCCCAAATCATCTCTGTTAAACATTGCAAGCTACGGCATTCACCTGCTGCTGATCAGCATTTTTGATAGATTTAATGACACCTACAAGAAGGAATCTTCCAACGGCATAtgttgctaaaaaaaataagaaatttacgATTCATTTTTcgttataatttaaattatatgaAAATAGTGATGATGCTTACCGACAATGTAAATCAAGCTCTTGAGAATCCTTCTTACGATGTTTTGAATTGCTTCATTTTGCTGAGCGATCTTTTCTGATAAAGAAAGGAACTTTGTTTCCTCTACTTTGATACGGATTTTTTCGCTGCTCGA
This is a stretch of genomic DNA from Culex pipiens pallens isolate TS chromosome 1, TS_CPP_V2, whole genome shotgun sequence. It encodes these proteins:
- the LOC120416443 gene encoding uncharacterized protein LOC120416443 is translated as MFIERCIERLVDSPVTCRIVSVTYALLSLVGSILLLKYRLELVEDYNPDGLVSDKNMRIIVFVFGQFWLTSIVILLGGMLWGIVTLIKIHLYFLNGVNVGFFATLLIGAVTFLGICVGEMDKARTPWTEMIVQSFKFTLAMAALLSLVALVSLCCILFIRLILMNGFRTYKPFKPYYEELVKVAVLENAKEHKIVDADRPKGIEELKNADANGDIRLTKEVKCDAYNN